The genomic region CGGCCCAGATCTCCGCGCCGCGGGAGAACGGCGGGGAAGACCGACGGACCAGCTCCACGAAGGGCCGGCCCGCCGCGCTCCACCGGTGGGCCGGCCGCCAGCCGGTCCGCTCGGCGTACGCGCACAGGGCGTCGACCCCGACCCGGGCCCACTGGAACGGGGAGCCCAGTGCGCCGCGGCCGTCGGCGACGCGCACCTCGCACCGCTCGTCCACATCGGCGACGGCGCATTCGACGATGATCTTCCCGCCGGGGCTCGTCACCTCTCCCATCCGGCGCAGCAGCACGACCGGATCACCGCCGATGCCGATGTTCCCGTCGATCAGCAGCACGCTGCCCCAGCGGCCTTCCCCGGGCAGGGGGTCGAAGACCGAGCGGCACAGCGCCGGTCCGCCCATCCGCTCGGTGCGGGCCACCGCCTCGGGGCTGAGGTCGATGCCCAGCGCCCGGCGCCCACGGGCCGCGAGGGCCGCCACCAGCCGGCCGGGGCCGCAGCCGACGTCGAGTACGGCGCCTCGGCAGCGCCGCAGCACGGACCAGTCGGCCTCGTCCGGAGCCTCGCACCAGCGCTCCACCTCCAGGGGAAGCAGCCAGCCGTCCCCACGCCGCAGGAACAGCGGCCCCTGGCCGGACCGGAGCGCGTCGTTGTAGGGATCCGCCCGCCAGGCGGTCGGCGCGGTCACGAACGCACCTCGATGGTGGAAGCAAGCTCGGCGTGGAGCGTCGCGAACCGTCCGGCCGGCGCCTCGGCGGCCACCCGCAGCGCGTCCTCGGCGGTGTCCACATCGCACAGCTCCGGCAAGTGCCCGATCCGCAGCCCGGCCGCGCGCAGCCGCT from Streptomyces sp. NBC_00190 harbors:
- a CDS encoding methyltransferase domain-containing protein, which codes for MTAPTAWRADPYNDALRSGQGPLFLRRGDGWLLPLEVERWCEAPDEADWSVLRRCRGAVLDVGCGPGRLVAALAARGRRALGIDLSPEAVARTERMGGPALCRSVFDPLPGEGRWGSVLLIDGNIGIGGDPVVLLRRMGEVTSPGGKIIVECAVADVDERCEVRVADGRGALGSPFQWARVGVDALCAYAERTGWRPAHRWSAAGRPFVELVRRSSPPFSRGAEIWAA